A single Brachybacterium sillae DNA region contains:
- a CDS encoding FhaA domain-containing protein, with translation MGILDRLERGLDRGVTSVFSPGRGQLKPLDLAQGLRRECDDQIQVLDRDRTLAPNTYVVYLHGADLERFASWQDTLVEELERALVEHAEHNSYLLAGPVSVTIERDDEVRAGRFETESRTERGSAAPATGGSVGHPIVEIDGQQYLLTGEVTVLGRGGDADIILDDTGVSRHHVELRTAGDGTMVATDLGSTNGTWVDGERIHTPAVVRDGSVLRIGRTRLTVTLPATPDL, from the coding sequence GTGGGAATCCTCGACCGGCTCGAGCGCGGCCTCGACCGCGGCGTGACGAGCGTGTTCTCCCCCGGCCGGGGCCAGCTCAAACCGCTGGACCTCGCCCAGGGCCTGCGCCGTGAGTGCGACGACCAGATCCAGGTCCTCGACCGCGACCGCACCCTCGCACCCAACACCTACGTGGTGTACCTCCATGGCGCCGATCTGGAGCGCTTCGCCTCCTGGCAGGACACCCTGGTCGAGGAACTGGAGCGGGCCCTGGTCGAGCACGCCGAGCACAACAGCTACCTGCTCGCCGGTCCCGTCAGCGTCACCATCGAGCGCGACGACGAGGTGCGCGCCGGTCGCTTCGAGACCGAGTCGCGCACCGAGCGCGGCAGCGCCGCCCCCGCCACCGGCGGCAGCGTCGGTCACCCGATCGTCGAGATCGACGGCCAGCAGTACCTGCTCACCGGCGAGGTCACGGTGCTGGGCCGCGGCGGGGACGCCGACATCATCCTCGACGACACCGGCGTCTCCCGGCACCACGTCGAGCTGCGCACCGCCGGTGACGGCACCATGGTCGCCACCGACCTCGGCTCCACCAACGGCACCTGGGTCGACGGCGAACGCATCCACACCCCCGCGGTGGTGCGCGACGGCTCCGTGCTGCGGATCGGCCGCACGCGCCTGACCGTGACCCTGCCCGCGACCCCGGACCTCTGA
- a CDS encoding FHA domain-containing protein FhaB/FipA yields the protein MSELTLIILRLGFVVGLWLFVIAALLVLRSDLFGTTVVTRASRPDPRREQRPAGTAPAPPAPIATALVVTAGPLRGTTLTLGSTPVLIGRAPECTLVLDDDYASNRHARVYRQGEDWYVEDLGSTNGTMVSGRRIEGAVPFKPGAQVRIGRTEIELRRGPR from the coding sequence ATGAGCGAGCTCACCCTCATCATCCTGCGGCTTGGCTTCGTGGTCGGCCTGTGGCTGTTCGTGATCGCCGCCCTGCTGGTGCTGCGCAGTGACCTGTTTGGCACCACGGTCGTCACCCGAGCCTCGCGGCCCGATCCGCGCCGCGAGCAGCGCCCGGCCGGCACCGCTCCCGCCCCGCCCGCGCCGATCGCGACGGCACTGGTGGTCACGGCCGGCCCGCTGCGCGGCACCACCCTCACCCTCGGATCCACCCCGGTGCTGATCGGTCGCGCTCCGGAATGCACGCTGGTGCTCGATGACGACTACGCCTCCAACCGTCACGCGCGCGTGTACCGGCAGGGGGAGGACTGGTACGTCGAGGACCTCGGTTCCACCAACGGCACGATGGTCTCCGGGCGCCGGATCGAGGGGGCGGTGCCGTTCAAACCGGGGGCGCAGGTGCGCATCGGCCGCACCGAGATCGAGCTGAGGCGGGGACCGCGATGA
- a CDS encoding L,D-transpeptidase family protein, which yields MTPVPLLPVTGPTADGTTEQPLLSRRALGVGGLVLGAALTSGATVPVLAGGPTLKRGMKGTAVTTLQKRLNALRFWCGTPDGTFGHLTQQAVWALQKAAGLGRDGVVGPKTWAVLDRGIVPARRITSGTGIEIDKSRQLLICTSQGRLGWILNTSTGSGERYYSGGRWKTATTPSGDFRMFRFQQGWVTAALGRMYRPAYYDRGWAVHGSSSIPTYPASHGCARISTAASDHLWRLNWFVSGRRVLVY from the coding sequence ATGACGCCCGTTCCGCTGCTGCCGGTCACCGGCCCGACCGCCGACGGCACCACCGAGCAGCCCCTGCTCAGCCGTCGCGCCCTGGGCGTCGGCGGCCTGGTTCTCGGCGCCGCCCTGACCTCCGGGGCGACGGTGCCGGTGCTCGCCGGTGGCCCCACCCTCAAGCGCGGCATGAAGGGCACCGCCGTCACGACCCTGCAGAAGCGCCTGAACGCCCTGCGGTTCTGGTGCGGCACCCCCGACGGCACCTTCGGCCATCTCACCCAGCAGGCCGTCTGGGCGCTGCAGAAGGCGGCCGGTCTCGGCCGCGACGGCGTCGTCGGCCCGAAGACCTGGGCCGTCCTCGACCGCGGCATCGTTCCCGCGCGGCGCATCACCTCCGGCACCGGCATCGAGATCGACAAGTCCCGCCAGCTGCTGATCTGCACCTCCCAGGGGCGCCTCGGCTGGATCCTGAACACCTCCACCGGCAGCGGCGAGCGGTACTACAGCGGTGGCCGCTGGAAGACGGCCACCACCCCGTCCGGCGACTTCCGCATGTTCCGCTTCCAGCAGGGCTGGGTCACCGCTGCCCTCGGCAGGATGTACCGCCCGGCGTACTACGACCGGGGCTGGGCCGTGCACGGTTCGAGCTCGATCCCGACGTACCCCGCCTCGCACGGGTGCGCGCGGATCTCGACGGCGGCCTCCGACCACCTGTGGCGTCTGAACTGGTTCGTCAGCGGCCGTCGCGTGCTGGTGTACTGA